CGGCGATATCACCGGACAATCGAACGGGGAGTGCGAGATCAAGAGCATACCCGTCGGTATGGGACAACTCCACCTGATCGTATTCCCGGAATGGTCCGATAATCCTCACGCCTTCCAGGACCCGCATACCAGACCCGACAACCACCACCTTTTCCTGACTGGCGAATTCCCCGGGTTGGGAAAGATGGCGCATTGGAGTCAATTGTCGGCCTTGTCCATACAGTAACTCGAAAGTGACCTGCCTCAGGTGACAATGGCGGTTGGATACCTCTACGGGGATGGAAAAAGAAGACCCCGCCGGGGAAACTCCCTCCGTCATTTCCTGGCTGACCGTTTCAGCGATCAATTTTATGACCTCATCCCAGGTATGGGTACCCCGCTTATCCATGATCTACTCCCTTACCCACTCACAATCTTCACGCCGGCACTGGTTCCCAACCGGGTGGCCCCGGCAGCGATCAGCAAACGGGCATCTTCATAGGTGCGGACCCCCCCGCTGGCCTTGATCCCCATCTTTGGGCCTATGGTCCTGCGGATGAGGGCTACGTCGTGAGCGGTCGCCCCGCCACCGGCGAATCCCGTCGAGGTTTTGACAAAATCAAGTTCCGCTTTCTTGATCAGCTGTGATACTGCCACCTTCTCTTCATCGGACAAGAGGCTGGTCTCGATGATGGCCTTGCTGACGGTGGTCGAACGGCAGGCCCGCCTGACTGCGCGCAGATCTTCCTCGACCGTTTTTAAATCCCGCGCTTTCAAGGCTCCCACATTGATCACCATGTCAATTTCATCCGCTCCGTTTTCTATGGCGTTGCGTGCTTCAAAGGCCTTGCTCCGGCTCTCGCTGGCTCCCAGGGGGAACCCGGCTACCGTACAGACTTTCACACCCGTACCCCGCAGTTTTCTGGCGCAAAAAGAAACCCAGTAAGGATTGACACAAACCGAGAAAAAACGGTACTGTACGGCCTCCTCGCAAAGCTTCTCGACCATCGCAAGACAGGCGTCGGGTTTCAGGAGGGTATGGTCGATATAGGAGGCGAGGTCTGCCGGGGCCAGCGATAGGCCGTCTGCCGGTATTCGGCGGGACCCGTCATCGTCCATGGCTTTCTCCGGAGGAATATTCCGGAGCTTATTGAGTACTTCCCGGGTAATCCGTTCGATCAACTCTTGTTGGTTCATGCTTGAAAACCTCGCCTTTGCAGGAGTATAAAATCATTCATAAAAATCTATCTGTTCCTTTCCACGGCCATCATCTTGTTGATCCGGGGCCAATGCCTCCCACCGGCAAAACGGGTCTCCAGCCAGAGCTTAACCATTTCACACAATTCATCGAGAGGATGGAGCGGCCCCCCCAGGGTGAGAACGTTGGCATTGTTGTGCTCCCGGCTGTTAACTACCGTTTTCCGGTCATAGCACAGAGCCGCCCGTATCCCCTTCACTTTATTGCACACCATACAAGAACCGATTCCTGCCCCATCGATCATGATCCCTCGTTCACA
This is a stretch of genomic DNA from Atribacteraceae bacterium. It encodes these proteins:
- the rpiB gene encoding ribose 5-phosphate isomerase B; translated protein: MNNQSRIIQNVVSGLYASTVDNLPEVEPVNCCDQVKRVAIGSDHGGFAVKESLKKYMEGLGYRVYDVGTHGTESVDYPDFAVKVARKITSGECERGIMIDGAGIGSCMVCNKVKGIRAALCYDRKTVVNSREHNNANVLTLGGPLHPLDELCEMVKLWLETRFAGGRHWPRINKMMAVERNR
- the pduL gene encoding phosphate propanoyltransferase; amino-acid sequence: MDKRGTHTWDEVIKLIAETVSQEMTEGVSPAGSSFSIPVEVSNRHCHLRQVTFELLYGQGRQLTPMRHLSQPGEFASQEKVVVVGSGMRVLEGVRIIGPFREYDQVELSHTDGYALDLALPVRLSGDIADTQPITLVGPVGVVTLKEGAIRAARHIHVNIADVGRYQVKNGQKVDVEVAGPGGVIFKEVIVRISPNGKLACHLDTDEGNAAGIRGTGFCRILC
- the deoC gene encoding deoxyribose-phosphate aldolase: MNQQELIERITREVLNKLRNIPPEKAMDDDGSRRIPADGLSLAPADLASYIDHTLLKPDACLAMVEKLCEEAVQYRFFSVCVNPYWVSFCARKLRGTGVKVCTVAGFPLGASESRSKAFEARNAIENGADEIDMVINVGALKARDLKTVEEDLRAVRRACRSTTVSKAIIETSLLSDEEKVAVSQLIKKAELDFVKTSTGFAGGGATAHDVALIRRTIGPKMGIKASGGVRTYEDARLLIAAGATRLGTSAGVKIVSG